One window of the Triticum dicoccoides isolate Atlit2015 ecotype Zavitan chromosome 3B, WEW_v2.0, whole genome shotgun sequence genome contains the following:
- the LOC119274429 gene encoding E3 ubiquitin-protein ligase SINA-like 2 — MEGAKSNKRAAEARREGQSSAKRRNVNVAVDGGKSNGRQAEVRREGQSSAKTQSVNVAVDGGESNAQQAQVRREGQSSSTKMQKVTMGLDTLDCPVCSQPLRPPVFQCPKGNLICSPCRDKLPESKRGAPQRSYGVERIIENTFVPCKHGCLTKITYYDIEEHESRCPLGPCFCPVSGCGFVGTTVPLLDHLTTLHKLPKMAFKYFVPFELPAQPCSLVLRGGYGRVFLLEVASLESLGHSVSLVCAGHKDWLGTIRCSVGFSCFEGHYQVSLLEIERSSLSNGLTTQDFYVVPKVSGGQTDVMLRIMIDLLYGDDDVPEVEEDDEDNSYVEGEDEDMTTKWRMAITNLGVREDDNDSDEEDGDDNDEEEDDDMAIIGTSRRGVTIASEKVKDDGKDDREDNQNAN, encoded by the exons ATGGAGGGTGCTAAATCCAACAAGAGAGCAGCAGAAGCTCGTCGAGAGGGGCAGAGCAGCGCCAAGAGGCGGAATGTCAACGTGGCAGTGGACGGTGGTAAATCAAACGGGCGACAAGCAGAAGTCCGGCGAGAGGGACAGAGCAGCGCAAAGACGCAGAGTGTCAATGTGGCGGTGGACGGTGGTGAATCCAATGCGCAACAAGCACAAGTTCGGCGAGAGGGACAGAGCAGCAGCACCAAGATGCAGAAAGTCACCATGGGGTTGGATACCCTCGACTGCCCTGTCTGCTCCCAGCCCCTCAGGCCCCCGGTTTTCCAG TGTCCTAAAGGGAATCTCATCTGCTCGCCCTGCCGTGACAAGCTCCCGGAAAGCAAGCGCGGTGCTCCTCAGCGCAGCTATGGTGTGGAGCGCATCATTGAGAACACTTTTGTCCCCTGCAAGCATGGATGTTTGACGAAGATCACCTATTACGACATAGAAGAACACGAGAGTAGGTGCCCTCTCGGGCCATGTTTCTGTCCGGTCTCTGGTTGCGGCTTCGTCGGGACAACCGTGCCACTGTTAGACCATCTCACCACCCTGCACAAGCTGCCAAAGATGGCATTCAAATACTTCGTGCCATTTGAACTCCCTGCCCAACCATGCTCTCTTGTTCTCCGCGGTGGATATGGTCGTGTTTTCCTTCTCGAAGTGGCATCGCTGGAGTCCCTGGGCCATTCAGTCTCACTAGTTTGTGCTGGGCATAAGGATTGGCTTGGCACGATCAGGTGCTCGGTCGGTTTCTCATGCTTTGAAGGTCACTACCAGGTTTCATTGTTGGAAATTGAGAGGTCATCATTGTCTAATGGGTTGACAACGCAAGACTTCTATGTTGTGCCCAAGGTTTCAGGCGGACAAACTGATGTCATGCTCCGGATCATGATCGATTTGCTCTATGGTGACGACGATGTTCCTGAGGTGGAGGAGGACGATGAAGACAATAGCTACGTGGAGGGGGAGGATGAGGATATGACAACGAAGTGGAGGATGGCCATCACAAACCTGGGGGTGAGGGAGGATGACAATGACAGCGACGAGGAGGATGGGGATGAtaacgatgaggaggaggatgatgataTGGCGATAATTGGTACGTCGAGGCGTGGCGTGACAATCGCAAGTGAGAAGGTGAAGGACGACGGCAAGGATGATCGGGAGGACAATCAGAATGCTAACTGA